Within Limanda limanda chromosome 1, fLimLim1.1, whole genome shotgun sequence, the genomic segment agtgtcagagtcagtgagatggGAAGTTAGGAAGCTGTTACCTCTTCCTGTCAGTTGAGGATCAGAAGGTGACTTAATTCCCATAGACTTCGGGTCGGATGGGATTTTGTCCCATCTTGGGAGTGAAGAGGGAGTTAACTGTACACTATCGGAGGAGTTTGAATCGGAATAACCAGAATCCCTTTGGTTCAAAAACTGATGTGAGGCCGCCTAATCTAAGTTTTAACAATTCCTCCTTGTGTGAAATTAGATCTGACTCTGCTGAGTGCAGGTCTTCCAAATAGTGCAGAGTTTTCTTACTAGCAGTCTGgacctcctggaggagaaaagcattttgtgCTCTCAGGGAATTTACCTCCTGTTCCATGGCTGCTTTGCTCTGACAGGCAAGGTTGATCTGCCTGTGGAAATTTAGAATCATACATCTCAACAATGGGCCCTTTGATGTTGTTTGTGCATCACACCTGTCATTAAGAAGTGAATCTATTTCTTTATTGCAATCATTGAAGTTCAGCTTGCTGATGAATTCAGGATAGCCAGGGGTCAGGCTCTGTGctagggaaaaaacaaattgttcaaCACAGGGGTTTTCCATTGTTGAATCTGAAATTTAAGGATTagatttaagtttataaatcaACAGCAGTGTGGTTGGCTTTTGTGTCGCGATGGCAGACACCTTGTAGTGTGGATTCTATCTTACACTAGCCTAACCAAAACTATGGTGCGTTAAACAGTTCACCAAACTTTTAATAACACTAACTGATATGCAAGGCAGTAAGAGTTAGGGATTCTATAAATTCACAGGGCTGGAAGCACGCTGTGGCTCTTTCTCAGGTTCTCTTTATCCAACTTTGGCTGATATGCTAGGCAGTAGCAGCTAGGTACAAGCTATCCCTATCGGGAGGCAGGGaccacgatacttaggtggcgatacgatatgtattgcgatttctgtgggtattgcaaTTTCCTGGGATTTATTTtggttattctttttttttaaatactggaccatggaaaaatgttgaatgattccttcaaatacaacacagtcaaattgacttagagctttaccagttttatttaaaatattaacattaacttaatgactgccgggcagccaatagagaaaataaataaaaatgtgccctattattgtatagcccctgtcaactgcacacaaactgacagattaagaaatgtatgccaataaggctacttttaaacaataaataaaagataaattaaatagaatgaataaaagtttacttaaaatataaactttgaaataaacaaaaagtaggctattgttgtttgcatgtagccgatgcaaagctagtgcttgggtatgtttagattcttgtgcaaaaacaagagctggtcaacatgctctggggtgatgttgctcccccaatatatcccccccggtataaaccaataaatatgttttaaaaaaaaaaaaaacatttttttttaaaaatcgatttgggaggcagcatatcgatttaaaatcgtcattcacaagaatcgcgatttgtaactgaatcgattttttcccccatccctgtTGTTTATAGACAGGAGCTCATAAGTTGTATCACCCTCCTGCGGCTAAcgcattttctttttacaagtTTCAATAAAGTTCGCTAAATACCCACGTGGACTTATTTGATTGTTTAAGCTGGCTGGATAGCTAGCTCCCCGCTAGCCAGACCTGCACAGTCTTTAATATATTAATCCAGCTGAGCTGTGACAtgaaagaatgacacaacagaaTCTGTATATATGCAGTTTATTATATCAATATTTCAACGATCGAAATACTTCAATTAAAACCAACACCACATTATGACAGTAAACTTTACCATTCCTATATAAAAGGAtcagacaataacaataactagAAACTgtgtacatacatttttttccagatttgtATGGGGTACCTGTGACAGTTTCTCATTTGTTGTTCTgtgaggccaccatgacctttgacctttggctaccagaatctaaccagttcatctttgagtccaaattATTGTTTCTACCGAATTTGAACAAATTCTCCACTTGGTGTTCATGGGTTTCATGTTCTCGAGAATGGGACTGAGGAACTAGGAACTAACGAGTTTGAGGTACAGGTGTAATGATGAGAGGGGCGGAGTTTCTTTCATTATAATTCCACTGAGGGCAGAAGTACGGATAAAGTTTCTCTGTAAAACAGCAGCCCGTGATACAACCGATGCGTGATTTAGAGTCTACATTGTAAAAAGACACCTCACCTTTGTTGTAGTCTACAAAGACGCCCAACTTCTGAAGCTCTTCTTTCAATATTTCAGGTTTTGAGTCTGCAGATGTTTTATATTCTCCCTCATACAATGAAAAGGTCCAATATCCATTTTCAACTGAAgcacttgtgtttttctttctctccaccgACTCCCTGGCCACGCCAATGATCCAACTTATCTTTCCTTTCACCTGCACCTCAAAGGAAAACTTTCCTGTTGTGAATCCCTCTTTTGCCAAAACCTCACAACATATATCAAATCTCTTTGGATTGTCGGTAATTTCATCCTCTTCAATgttgtcttcttctgtaactTGTTTTCCGTTTTCGCTGATGACAAGTGAGTAAAACGCAGTGtcggggtcaagggtcaagtcGACCGCGTGCTCTctcattcttttcattctgatATCAGGAATCTCTTCCATTATTTCTTCAACTCTCTGTTTCAGCCGAGTCAGGTGTCCTCGCGTTGCCTGGAAAGACAGGTCAGGGCCGAGATCTGTGTCGGGGCAGCTCTTGTGTGGAGGTATGGACAAGGTCGGGAAGCTCTGGAGGAAATGATAGTGATCCTCTGACTGtgacagatgttccagctgaCTGCTTCGGCTCTTGAGCTCAGTAACTTCCCTCCTCAGTTCTTTGAGAAACTCTTCACCCTTTTGCTTTATTGCACTGTGCCTCTGCTCGATCACCTCAACTAGCTCGTCCTGGCTCGCCTGAATGAACTGGATGAACTCGGTGAACACCTGCACGGcggctttttcctctttttcagaATCTACCTGGCTGACATAGAGTATGTTTTCAACCTTCGCTATCTTCTCAATCCGTGTCTGTAGCAGCTTCTGGATGTTTGCCTGTGCCTTGTCTTTTGTTGCCGCCACTTTTTCATATTGCTCCTCCAGGGGGACAACGTTGTGACCCTTATGATCGGCTATAAAACACAGGAGGCAAATGAAGGCCTGCTCCTTCAAGCAGTACAGCTCTGTCatcttgttgtgtgtcttgCACATCCTGTCGTCGAGATTCTTCACTGGCTCTAATAATTTGTGACCTTTGAGCCGAGCAACTCTGCGATGCGGCTCCAGGTGTGACTCACAGAAAGAAGTCAGACACGTCAGGCAAGATTTAACggccttttcttttatctcagagcAGATGTCACAAGGAACGTCAACCTCCAGAAGCTGTCGGCCTGGAGTTGAGGCTTTGACTTGAACCAACTTCTTAAACTCATCAGCTAACTCTGACATGACAGTGTTGACTCGGAGTTCAGGTCTTGTGGAGAATTTCTGTTTGCACATCGGACACTGGCAAGTGTCCCCGCTGTCCCAGTACGTGCTGATACATGTGCTGCAGAAGTTGTGCCCACACTGGATcgtgacagtgtgtgtgaacatgtccAGACAGATGGAACATTGGAAGCTCTCCCCTGACAGCAGAGAGCTGGCCGATGCCATATCTGGACAAAAACATGGTAGGCAGTTATAACTCATATCTGTGCTGAATAAGCTGTTAGATTTAATGGAAGATTTTAATTTACCTGTGAAGTTTGCGAGGTTtaaaagcagcagcttgaagtGACGAGCAAACTGTAACCTTCCTTGTTGAGTTTCATTTCAGCATGATGACGCTGGTGAGGGcccctcccctgctgctctGGTCCACTTCCTGACTTCGTTTAACTCTTTCCACTCTGTTCACATTGGgaactacggtggccctgaaagCTCAACTTACAGCAACTTAAGATAAAAACATgcaagtggacaaaacacatgcaagtggaaaacatcttcatctatttcacaacacaacactacacgGGTtgtggacccctgtgaggaaaCAAATTTGTATGATGTATTGGACGTATTTGTGTCTCCTATGAcagcagtgtccatcacttttagctgtcctctggaaacacttccgttgccattttctgtatttgctgtaCATTTCTgtaatatgttgtgttgtgttgtgaaattgatgatgttttctcacTTTGCCTGTGTTTTGTCCaattgcatgtgttttcttaagttgcagtgcgttgagctctcagggccaccgtaggaACCTCACAAAGGATGTTAACGATGCTGCTGCGTGCCCCAACACTATGGAACACACTCCCTCCAGATTTAAATTCTGCAGTATATGTTGAAGcctttaaaacatattttattcacTCTGGCCTTTGTCTCACCTGCATTAAAATGTTGgaatccatgtttttttttattgttcatgttttttctctgttttttactGCAAAGAATCGTCTTGTATTACTGCGTAACTGTAgttattttattcatgtgaaGCACCGTGTGACTTTGGTCTGAGAAAGGAGCTATTGCCTATTGAATAAACTTTCCTAATTTACTTACTTACTCACAAACGGACCATATAACCTCCCCTTATCCAAACTCATGCCCCATGCACAGACGAATAAATCCCTCCACCTTTTCCCTCCTACACAGAATAGTCACTGAAGCATTCAGGCAGGAGATTCTCACATGTTCCTGCTGCACCTCTCTAAGGTTTCAGTTCAAACTGGCTTTTCCCAGTCAAGCAATCACACGAGGCAAAGAGGATTTATCAGTCCTTTTTCGTGATAAGATTCTTGTCTGTCTGAATAGTGATGCTGTGTTATCATTCCTCCTTTACTCTGTCAAACCAAGAATTGTTCTGTCTTTGCAGGACGGCTACGGAAGTCTGACCACAAGAGGTCAGGCTCAACAAGCAGCGCTCACGTGGCTTGAACTTTGCTCCGATGAACTTTTACAGAGGGGCGAAGCTGCGTTCTGCACAAAACACTGTTTACAGACCTAAACATTCAGACCTACTTACcatgcaaacaaaaacacattagaGTGCAGAATAACTCAATCCATTTGTTATCTGGTTAGTTTCATTAATCGCTTAAATCCCGCCTGTATAAAGAAAAAAGACCAAATTAAAATCTCTATTTACCCATTAGTGTCACGTATTAGGGCATTTCATAGAGCTCACacctccaaggcccaacagtctgcTTGTGAAACctgatttaaattcactagatccagactTTCCATTGAGATCcatattctctgagaaatcgatgaaaatgtaaaacaaaatgttgaatttCGCAATGTTTTAATACAATGAAAATTAAATCCTGGATTCACATCCCAGATCCGGATCTGCACAAAAATTGACTGGCTTCTTCCTTCAGTCATTCCCCACCCTGATAGACATTTCATGAAAATTGGTGAAGTGTTTTTTACATAATCACTCCCAATGATAATGTGTGCATCTTATATgtcattctcacacacacacacacacacacacacacacacacacacacacacacacacacacacacacacacacacaaacacacaaacacacacacacacaggcacacacacacaccagtgtggGGGCAGGAGCACAGGTGCAGGAGTCAGGAGTGAAAAAAGTGGGCAGATGACCATTGA encodes:
- the LOC133007909 gene encoding E3 ubiquitin-protein ligase TRIM39-like — protein: MASASSLLSGESFQCSICLDMFTHTVTIQCGHNFCSTCISTYWDSGDTCQCPMCKQKFSTRPELRVNTVMSELADEFKKLVQVKASTPGRQLLEVDVPCDICSEIKEKAVKSCLTCLTSFCESHLEPHRRVARLKGHKLLEPVKNLDDRMCKTHNKMTELYCLKEQAFICLLCFIADHKGHNVVPLEEQYEKVAATKDKAQANIQKLLQTRIEKIAKVENILYVSQVDSEKEEKAAVQVFTEFIQFIQASQDELVEVIEQRHSAIKQKGEEFLKELRREVTELKSRSSQLEHLSQSEDHYHFLQSFPTLSIPPHKSCPDTDLGPDLSFQATRGHLTRLKQRVEEIMEEIPDIRMKRMREHAVDLTLDPDTAFYSLVISENGKQVTEEDNIEEDEITDNPKRFDICCEVLAKEGFTTGKFSFEVQVKGKISWIIGVARESVERKKNTSASVENGYWTFSLYEGEYKTSADSKPEILKEELQKLGVFVDYNKGEVSFYNVDSKSRIGCITGCCFTEKLYPYFCPQWNYNERNSAPLIITPVPQTR